The Caretta caretta isolate rCarCar2 chromosome 5, rCarCar1.hap1, whole genome shotgun sequence genome contains a region encoding:
- the SLC25A51 gene encoding mitochondrial nicotinamide adenine dinucleotide transporter SLC25A51, which yields MMDSEDLVLTSSKQDIAHHIVKVSSGKHYFCGYCAAFTNIAITFPIQKVLFRQQLYGVRIRDAVCQLQNDGIRNLYRGLLPPLMQKTTTLALMFGLYQDFSSLLQRHTNAPELVTCSVAAVLAGTTEALLTPFERVQTLLQDYKHHDRFTNTYQAFKVLKDYGIKEYYRGLVPILIRNGPSNVLFFGLRGPIKQCLPEATSYSAHLVNDFICGGLLGAMLGFLFFPMNVVKARMQSQIGGEFQSFPKVFMKIWLERDRKLTRLFRGAHLNYHRSIISWGIINATYEFLLKLL from the coding sequence ATGATGGATTCAGAAGATCTTGTCCTAACAAGTTCAAAGCAAGATATTGCTCATCACATTGTAAAAGTTAGCTCGGGTAAACATTATTTTTGTGGATATTGTGCAGCCTTCACCAATATAGCAATCACCTTTCCCATCCAGAAGGTCCTCTTTCGACAACAACTGTATGGAGTGAGAATAAGGGATGCAGTGTGTCAGTTACAGAACGATGGAATCCGAAACCTGTACCGTGGACTCCTCCCTCCATTAATGCAGAAAACTACAACTCTTGCCCTGATGTTTGGCTTGTATCAGGatttctcctccctgctccagagGCACACAAATGCACCTGAACTTGTGACTTGCAGTGTGGCAGCAGTGCTTGCAGGAACCACAGAAGCTCTTCTTACACCTTTTGAGCGGGTCCAGACTTTGCTTCAGGACTACAAACATCATGACAGATTTACAAACACTTACCAGGCTTTCAAGGTGCTAAAAGACTATGGAATTAAAGAATATTATCGGGGTTTGGTACCTATTCTGATCCGAAATGGACCGAGTAATGTACTCTTTTTTGGTCTGCGAGGACCCATCAAACAGTGTCTGCCTGAAGCAACTTCTTATAGTGCTCATTTGGTCAATGACTTTATCTGTGGAGGACTGTTGGGTGCCATGTTGGGATTCTTGTTTTTCCCAATGAATGTTGTAAAAGCTCGCATGCAATCTCAAATTGGTGGGGAATTTCAGTCTTTTCCAAAAGTTTTCATGAAGATTTGGCTGGAACGTGATAGAAAACTGACACGTCTTTTCAGAGGAGCTCATCTGAATTACCATCGCTCTATTATATCCTGGGGCATAATCAATGCAACATATGAATTCTTGCTtaagttattatga